One window of Magallana gigas chromosome 2, xbMagGiga1.1, whole genome shotgun sequence genomic DNA carries:
- the LOC105342153 gene encoding protein capicua homolog isoform X3 produces the protein MSRRGDTRQKRGQSNSPVPQKEPRVSGGRQTKKRSGGLLESNAPPRSDNSEKTPDPPIETHEDSDVKQPPETSKRQRSARGRSGRGKKSPPESPKQEDPPPREPSAHSEHYTPTVEASRVEAPDLPPPLPPSSCTPNSEGQTGRSSRPASRSSVKRSADAHEMETHEEEKKSIAIPPKKRKGNEIEREPSPPSKRHSIDLSEWINQRVLAKRDGLYQPGQISDIRQNRHIGVLFDSDKNTVYFNDVMDQRAQFDIISDHSPMAMVTNVGSKVCVRIIPEENYYYEGVIIDKKSQPVSYYVQIQGHHEDKFRDPQWVSRAVLRLIQPPWYEDLQNLPEQQEAPTPLSTMAFPLQLQMPHHQIAHHHYAPQLEISPPLQGRMERSPSLPQSTSIERGESSEDEMKSEDIDFDSGLSTPRSGSATPGSGCRSQGGSGGNRPPPKKREFSRSRSVQSCESSRSSTPRSPSSTQKYKKGDVVSTPNGIRKKFNGKQWRRLCSKEGCTKESQRRGYCSRHLSMKGQKNMRGNMQQFRKGEHMEWSESSTRESSVTDFDPEHPQRFDETEAANMLVSLGNSRSTTPAFSPTPSNHPISPHPVQSPSTMGPRGNPLSFAPISPHPQTQAFMTSPTRSWSSGTSKSGSSSSEHVSPITPRFPPTSHAHMYNAPEMEQLYQKIANASNFKIDPVKAGQEGSKAQVTFDTSTGILHAPQRLPAGSVSVMPLTQDMQARKMTHSLSMSALPSPNPDRHKELNNRTATPSSRISQSSMSTLKSLINSAPIKPQTAIVAPVSSPDHIPSVIQHQIQHQIPAQSLLPIMPVANGGKNEQPAPVNSAPAVNSNKAVPVFPWHALVPFLTNTGPPTVTQTPPTTTEQPIEKQHQAVNPTSSPKKASQSEHRVSASEAPPIDDEIEDDYDDDVFDTKDEPQPEPKKIPAKRRSQSLSALKDKEEKSPKKSKDKDHIRRPMNAFMIFSKRHRHLVHQRHPNQDNRTVSKILGEWWYALGPNEKQKYNELANQVKEAHFKAHPDWKWCSRDRKKSGTIADKLKQRTSSQRLSSTDDILEDADTNMDTEDSVFLNPESLFENRRGGRSQSLSAVPREGEGSAFMPPGMNINANDDQRVFTEALRRQLTNGLSSQKSSLSQHDTPRSSVSHHSSPLAKSSPLAQPPMDLQRRHSVSGVEEAHSRAATGSKDLVGDGDGSDDEKMVIDEDKGAGDRSDQEGKSLICHEQVSDSETDSQTEEDVPMESKINKAFPQQRFSPSNQPTDVAFRPTPIKKLPEGQPKVVQSSLPGAGLDLVELIPRPSSVGSGFQPKGAVFRAKTAHSRMASTGSVLEGSHPKHDNTPRLCQQPPVKMGNMKIHNITMTTQDQQLIVSTTTETMIGKQNGKGQVIGKATKSKQRNNSQQVPIQPAVTPPSQYQSKPVTSSNVQLIAPNQTIATNVVQNSMVMSTFSTMGKPITTPVPIASKPIVSMQQAHIAATTTLKAGVPNIQPIQSGSNNGVKGMSTFVLQNIPASQYAILNPQNLGSPVAVSKALSTSVSTIQTNQVSGGFITTLRNIAPPQNHQSQPQPTPTTIYTNLVQIKSTNQTAATPSVLNAVTSQPASLQPTQIQYILPSVRLETPNGGKVQNLLQMALPGGQLAFGGNQSQAPLHSPLPPQMQQQHYPQLQPSPQPVQTGQKIQLAPAGSGIKISPLKFVQGQTNLLQPQQQHQQQIVLNATKQQGLPVTVAQYQIVNQPSPLPAGVLATSQLPTVTIAQPIVSLGAYQQQQQTITQLQGQATSGTITQLQVHPQTPTHIPTGAPHTPTQVASPGQITQIQQVAQVQQAKQYPVSQVLTPGGQYQAIGQQQRFQFLPTQQKVMVPQSMPIGTVASPSPAVSPAYIQTYVGSIQQNNQGGVQQVLIQPNAVRSPAASPGLGQSMSQQQTITTNQGKFVYYSAPSPTPKASGTTTEKSDIGYVSGNNQNARPLKVKAAIANIPVATESFPSTPTSQGLRNSTSLTHNAATTPKAPSPQPAYRSPQAMIGQHKPQRPSPLVLDHSAMADAADPKTDEERKDEADTRQERACKGRKYKEMVETGAVTPRKERKSSKGSSGPDSSEEKSPQFTQPQKSPKQTIQEPSMPAPASATAVGTPLSPRPKHKPPPLPVSLAQNSSVPCQSPAQSPKKVTFKKKCEDGMQKVLQKVDFEQKFDQLPQFIPEETNMASPLPQSPRAIISNYRRKRKVSSLATGELTPRESEMEISPSPSYKKSSESEANTPRTPHSAHFEDNMFFGKNFEIEKMTLPADFKDDFGEGSIPCSPRTPSSPAGQFSSLRRILDQRRQLVMQLFEQYGLFPSAQDTANFQTEHAAVFPSKVCLQLKIREVRQKMMAQSAAAEKATHPSPGASGDSGQRSSDAASFSEPSGGGDSRESGGFNSLSLPSHSEGNME, from the exons ATGAGTAGACGAGGAGACACAAGACAAAAAAGAGGTCAATCTAACAGCCCTGTGCCACAAAAAGAACCAAGAGTGTCGG gtGGAAGACAGACTAAAAAAAGAAGTGGAGGACTGCTGGAATCCAATGCTCCTCCCAGGTCAGACAACAGCGAGAAAACTCCGGATCCACCTATAGAAACGCACGAAGACAGTGACGTCAAACAGCCACCTGAGACATCAAAAAGACAGAGAAGTGCTAGAG GGCGTAGTGGCAGAGGGAAAAAATCACCACCAGAATCTCCTAAACAGGAAGACCCCCCTCCTAGAGAGCCCTCTGCTCACTCAGAACATTACACTCCCACAGTAGAGGCTTCAAGGGTAGAGGCTCCAGATTTACCTCCTCCTTTACCCCCCTCATCTTGTACCCCTAACAGTGAAGGTCAAACAGGTCGTTCCTCGAGGCCTGCATCCCGCTCCTCTGTGAAAAGATCAGCAGACGCACATGAGATGGAGACTCATGAAGAAGAGAAAAAGTCAATTGCTATTCCTCCAAAGAAACGAAAAGGAAATGAGATAGAGAGGGAGCCCTCTCCCCCGTCCAAGAGACATTCCATTGATCTGAGTGAGTGGATAAATCAGAGAGTTTTGGCCAAGAGGGATGGGCTCTACCAGCCAGGTCAGATTAGTGACATTAGACAAAACAGGCACATTGGTGTATTATTTGATAGTGACAAAAATACTGTGTATTTTAATGATGTTATGGACCAGAGAGCTCAGTTTGACATTATCAGTGATCATAGTCCCATGGCTATGGTGACAAATGTTGGTAGCAAAGTGTGTGTCAGGATCATTCCTGAGGAAAACTATTACTATGAGGGTGTGATTATTGACAAAAAGTCTCAACCTGTTTCATATTATGTCCAAATTCAAGGTCACCATGAGGACAAATTCAGGGACCCCCAGTGGGTGTCGCGGGCAGTGTTAAGGCTCATTCAACCTCCATGGTATGAGGACCTTCAAAATTTACCTGAACAGCAAGAGGCACCTACTCCCCTTTCAACCATGGCCTTCCCCCTTCAACTGCAGATGCCCCATCATCAAATAGCACACCATCATTATGCTCCACAATTAGAAATAAGCCCCCCTTTGCAAGGAAGGATGGAAAGGTCCCCTTCTCTGCCACAAAGCACTAGCATAGAAAGGGGGGAGTCTTCTGAGGATGAAATGAAGAGTGAGGATATTGATTTTGATTCAGGGCTAAGTACCCCTAGATCAGGTAGTGCAACTCCAGGGTCAGGGTGTCGGTCACAAGGAGGGAGTGGGGGGAACCGTCCACCCCCAAAAAAGCGAGAATTCTCACGAAGTAGAAGTGTACAGTCATGTGAAAGCAGTAGGTCCAGTACACCAAGATCTCCAAGTTCTACGCAGAAATACAAAAAAGGGGATGTTGTGTCAACTCCAAATGGAATCCGAAAAAAGTTCAACGGTAAGCAGTGGAGAAGACTGTGTTCTAAAGAGGGTTGTACAAAAGAATCTCAAAGACGTGGATATTGTTCACGCCATTTGTCAATGAAGGGACAAAAGAACATGAGAGGAAACATGCAGCAATTCAGGAAAGGTGAACATATGGAGTGGTCTGAAAGCTCAACTCGAGAAAGCAGTGTTACTGACTTTGACCCAGAGCATCCTCAAAGGTTTGATGAAACAGAAGCAGCCAATATGTTGGTTTCCCTTGGAAATTCAAGATCTACAACTCCAGCTTTTTCTCCAACTCCCAGCAATCATCCTATTTCACCACATCCTGTGCAATCACCTAGTACAATGGGACCTAGAGGCAATCCTTTGTCTTTTGCTCCAATTTCACCTCATCCACAGACTCAAGCTTTCATGACTTCACCAACTCGGAGTTGGAGTTCAGGTACATCAAAATCAGGGAGCTCTTCATCTGAGCATGTTTCCCCAATCACTCCCAGATTCCCTCCAACTTCTCATGCACACATGTATAATGCACCTGAAATGGAGCAACTGTAccaaaaaattgcaaatgcaAGTAATTTCAAGATTGATCCAGTGAAAGCTGGACAGGAAGGGAGCAAAGCCCAAGTGACCTTTGATACATCTACTGGTATTCTGCATGCACCACAGAGACTCCCCGCAGGGAGTGTTTCTGTTATGCCCCTGACTCAAGATATGCAGGCCAGAAAAATGACCCACAGTTTGTCCATGAGTGCTCTACCCTCGCCGAACCCCGATCGCCACAAAGAGCTCAACAACCGCACCGCAACGCCATCCTCCAGAATATCGCAATCATCAATGTCTACCTTAAAGAGTTTGATTAATTCTGCACCAATCAAGCCACAGACCGCTATAGTAGCTCCAGTGTCCAGTCCAGATCACATACCATCTGTCATTCAGCACCAAATTCAGCACCAGATTCCTGCACAGTCCTTACTACCCATAATGCCAGTGGCAAATGGAGGCAAAAATGAACAGCCTGCTCCAGTCAATTCTGCACCAG CAGTTAATTCCAACAAAGCTGTACCTGTCTTTCCTTGGCATGCTTTGGTCCCATTCCTGACCAATACTGGTCCTCCGACTGTCACTCAGACTCCGCCCACTACTACTGAACAACCAATAGAAAAACAGCATCAAGCTGTCAATCCTACATCATCACCAAAAAAGGCCAGCCAATCAGAACATCGTGTCAGTGCTTCAGAAGCTC CTCCTATTGATGATGAAATAGAAGATGATTACGATGATGATGTGTTTGATACCAAAGATGAACCTCAGCCTGAGCCCAAGAAAATCCCAGCAAAGAGGCGGAGCCAAAGTCTGAGTGCTCTGAAAGACAAGGAGGAGAAGAGTCCTAAAAAG TCAAAAGACAAAGACCACATAAGGAGACCCATGAATGCCTTCATGATATTCAGTAAAAGACATCGACATTTAGTTCATCAACGACACCCGAATCAAGACAACAGGACGGTTAGCAAGATTCTGGGCGAGTGGTGGTATGCCTTGGGCCCCAACGAAAAGCAGAAGTACAACGAGCTGGCCAATCAG GTAAAAGAGGCACATTTTAAAGCCCACCCAGACTGGAAGTGGTGCTCCAGAGACAGGAAGAAATCAGGGACCATAGCGGACAAATTAAAACAGAGAACTAGCAGCCAGCGGCTCAGCTCCACTGACGATATATTGGAAGATGCAG aTACAAATATGGACACAGAGGATTCTGTTTTTCTGAATCCTGAGTCATTGTTTGAGAACAGACGAGGTGGTAGATCTCAGAGCTTATCAGCTGTTCCAAGGGAAGGGGAGGGGTCAGCTTTTATGCCCCCAGGGATGAATATAAATGCAAATGATGACCAGCGAGTGTTTACAGAG GCATTGAGAAGACAGTTAACCAATGGGCTGTCCAGCCAGAAGTCCTCTCTGTCACAACACGATACCCCCCGCTCCTCCGTGAGTCACCACTCCTCACCCCTGGCCAAATCCTCACCCCTGGCTCAACCTCCGATGGACCTCCAGCGTCGCCACTCTGTGTCTGGGGTGGAGGAGGCACACTCCAGGGCAGCCACAGGGTCTAAAGATTTAGTGGGGGATGGGGACGGCAGTGATGATGAAAAGATGGTCATTGATGAGGATAAAG GTGCAGGTGACAGGAGTGATCAGGAGGGAAAGAGTTTGATCTGCCATGAACAGGTATCTGACAGTGAGACAGACTCGCAGACAGAGGAAGATGTTCCCATGGAGAGCAAGATCAACAAGGCCTTTCCCCAGCAACGATTCTCCCCCTCAAACCAACCAACAGACGTAGCGTTCAG ACCAACCCCAATAAAGAAATTACCTGAGGGTCAGCCCAAGGTGGTTCAGTCCTCTCTCCCGGGAGCAGGGCTTGATTTAGTTGAACTCATTCCAAGGCCTTCAAGTGTGGGCTCGGGTTTTCAACCCAAAG GTGCTGTGTTCCGAGCAAAGACAGCCCACTCAAGAATGGCCTCAACAGGAAGCGTGTTGGAGGGGTCACATCCCAAGCATGACAACACCCCAAGGCTGTGTCAACAACCCCCGGTCAAAATGGGCAACATGAAAATACACAACATTACAATGACCACACAGGACCAACAGCTTATTGTGTCCACCACCACAGAAACCATGATCGGAAAACAGAATGGCAAAGGGCAGGTGATCGGGAAGGCTACAAAGTCCAAGCAGAGAAACAATTCTCAACAAGTGCCCATTCAGCCCGCAGTTACTCCACCTTCCCAATACCAGTCAAAACCGGTTACTTCTAGTAATGTGCAGCTAATCGCCCCAAATCAGACAATTGCAACAAATGTAGTACAGAACAGTATGGTGATGTCGACCTTCTCCACAATGGGCAAACCAATCACTACACCTGTGCCCATTGCTTCAAAGCCCATTGTTTCCATGCAGCAGGCACATATTGCAGCAACCACAACACTTAAAGCAGGAGTTCCAAACATTCAGCCCATTCAATCCGGTTCAAACAATGGTGTGAAAGGGATGAGCACATTTGTACTGCAAAACATTCCAGCTTCTCAGTATGCCATTTTAAATCCCCAGAACCTTGGGAGCCCAGTTGCTGTCTCCAAGGCCTTATCTACAAGTGTGTCCACCATCCAAACAAATCAAGTCTCGGGAGGATTCATCACAACATTAAGGAACATTGCACCACCCCAAAACCACCAGTCACAACCTCAGCCCACACCCACAACTATATACACTAATTTGGTCCAAATCAAATCAACCAATCAAACAGCAGCCACACCCTCTGTGCTGAATGCTGTCACATCTCAGCCAGCAAGCCTTCAGCCAACACAGATTCAATACATTCTTCCTTCAGTCCGATTGGAAACTCCCAATGGGGGCAAAGTACAGAATCTTCTGCAGATGGCCTTACCAGGGGGACAG TTGGCCTTTGGTGGTAACCAATCACAGGCTCCCTTACATTCTCCACTTCCACCCCAGATGCAACAGCAACATTATCCGCAATTACAGCCCTCTCCTCAGCCAGTTCAAACTGGACAAAAGATCCAGCTTGCTCCGGCTGGATCAGGAATCAAGATAAGCCCACTGAAATTTGTTCAG GGGCAGACAAATCTTCTCCAGCCCCAGCAGCAACATCAGCAGCAAATTGTGTTGAATGCGACCAAACAACAGGGGCTGCCAGTCACGGTCGCCCAATACCAGATCGTCAACCAACCCTCCCCCCTCCCCGCAG GAGTGCTAGCAACATCACAGCTACCCACTGTAACAATAGCCCAGCCTATTGTATCTCTCGGAGCATATCAACAGCAGCAGCAGACCATCACCCAGCTACAGGGCCAGGCGACCAGCGGCACAATCACACAGCTTCAGGTCCACCCCCAGACTCCCACCCACATACCCACGGGGGCCCCTCATACCCCCACACAGGTGGCCAGTCCCGGACAGATCACACAAATACAACAAGTCGCACAAGTACAGCAAGCCAAACAGTACCCGGTCAGTCAGGTGTTGACCCCCGGGGGACAGTATCAGGCCATTGGTCAGCAACAGAGGTTCCAGTTTCTGCCAACTCAGCAAAA gGTGATGGTCCCCCAGTCCATGCCTATAGGGACAGTTGCCTCTCCCTCCCCAGCTGTGTCCCCTGCCTACATACAGACATATGTGGGATCCATTCAACAAA ATAACCAGGGAGGTGTGCAGCAGGTGCTGATTCAGCCCAATGCAGTGAGGTCCCCGGCAGCTAGCCCAGGGCTAGGACAGAGCATGTCACAGCAGCAAACCATCACCACAAACCAGGGCAAATTTGTCTACTATTCAg CACCAAGCCCCACCCCTAAAGCTTCTGGAACTACAACAGAGAAGAGTGACATAGGTTATGTTTCGGGAAATAATCAAAACGCCAGGCCTTTGAAAGTCAAAGCTGCCATTGCTAATATTCCTGTGGCCACTGAAAGTTTTCCATCCACTCCAACCTCTCAAG GTTTGAGAAATTCCACAAGCCTTACCCATAATGCAGCTACCACACCGAAGGCCCCGAGTCCCCAACCAGCCTACAGAAGTCCACAGGCAATGATTGGCCAGCACAAGCCACAGAGGCCCTCCCCCCTGGTGCTGGACCATTCTGCTATGGCTGATGCTGCAGACCCAAAGACGGACGAGGAGAGGAAAGATGAGGCGGACACTCGTCAAGAGAGGGCGTGTAAGGGGCGGAAATACAAGGAAATGGTGGAAACGGGGGCGGTCACCCCCAGGAAAGAGAGGAAG TCTTCAAAAGGAAGTTCTGGACCTGACTCTAGTGAAGAGAAATCGCCTCAGTTTACCCAGCCCCAGAAGTCTCCCAAACAGACCATACAGGAGCCTAGCATGCCTGCCCCAGCCTCAGCCACTGCTGTGGGGACCCCTCTCAGTCCTAGACCT AAACACAAGCCTCCACCCCTACCAGTGTCCTTAGCCCAGAATTCTTCTGTTCCCTGCCAGAGTCCAGCCCAGAGTCCCAAAAAAGTgacttttaagaaaaaatgtgaaGATGGAATGCAAAA AGTGCTACAGAAGGTAGATTTTGAGCAGAAGTTTGACCAGCTACCCCAGTTTATTCCAGAAGAGACCAACATGGCTTCCCCTCTCCCTCAGAGTCCTCGAGCCATCATCAGCAACTACAGACGCAAGAGGAAAGTCTCCTCCTTAG CCACTGGAGAATTAACCCCAAGGGAATCAGAGATGGAGATTTCGCCAAGCCCGAGCTACAAGAAGTCCAGTGAATCAGAAGCTAACACACCACGCACGCCCCATAGTGCCCATTTTGAGGACAATATGTTCTTTggcaaaaattttgaaattgaaaaaatgacaCTTCCTGCAG ATTTTAAAGATGATTTTGGAGAAGGAAGCATTCCATGCTCTCCGCGCACACCCAGTTCTCCCGCTGGTCAGTTTTCTTCCCTTCGTCGGATCTTGGATCAGAGACGCCAGCTTGTCATGCAGCTTTTTGAACAATATGGATTATTTCCTTCTG CCCAAGACACAGCAAATTTTCAGACAGAGCATGCAGCTGTTTTTCCCTCCAAAGTTTGTCTACAACTAAAGATTCGAGAAGTCCGTCAGAAAATGATGGCTCAGTCTGCAGCTGCTGAGAAGGCTACCCATCCTTCACCTGGAGCTAGTGGAGACTCTGGTCAAAGGTCATCTGATGCAGCATCCTTTTCAGAGCCCTCTGGTGGGGGAGACAGTCGAGAATCAGGGGGATTTAATTCATTGTCCTTACCTTCGCATTCTGAGGGTAATATGGAATGA